In Panacibacter ginsenosidivorans, the following proteins share a genomic window:
- a CDS encoding ferritin-like domain-containing protein, protein MKTIDTLHELLKHELKDLYSAEAQIIEALPAMIEKAADKRLKSALKQHLDITTKQKARLDRVQEMLSDEKNTQQEEKKGFFANLFKGKEGEEHCKAMEGLIEEGKTLLGEDMTPEVMDAGIIAACQKIEHYEISSYGTARAYALQLKLQKVAGLLNETLNEEYDADDSLTKLAVGDVNLRAETAAGKKATGKKPAVAAAGKRAKATAKPAARPPRKAMIKKTAPKKAAPVKSKGSPKKAITKKK, encoded by the coding sequence ATGAAAACGATTGACACGCTACATGAATTATTGAAACATGAGCTTAAAGATCTTTACTCTGCAGAAGCACAGATAATAGAAGCCCTGCCTGCGATGATAGAAAAAGCAGCTGACAAACGATTGAAGAGTGCATTGAAGCAACATCTTGATATTACCACCAAACAAAAAGCAAGATTGGATAGGGTACAGGAAATGTTGAGTGATGAAAAGAATACACAACAGGAAGAAAAGAAAGGATTTTTTGCCAACCTTTTTAAAGGCAAAGAAGGAGAAGAACATTGCAAAGCAATGGAAGGCTTAATAGAAGAAGGAAAAACATTGTTGGGTGAAGACATGACACCTGAAGTAATGGATGCGGGTATTATTGCAGCCTGCCAGAAAATAGAGCATTACGAAATAAGCAGCTATGGAACGGCAAGAGCTTATGCTTTACAACTTAAGTTGCAAAAGGTTGCAGGCCTGCTGAATGAAACACTAAATGAGGAATATGATGCGGATGATAGCCTTACCAAACTGGCGGTGGGTGACGTAAACCTGCGTGCGGAGACTGCTGCAGGCAAAAAAGCAACCGGCAAAAAGCCTGCGGTTGCAGCTGCTGGTAAAAGGGCAAAGGCTACTGCTAAACCCGCTGCAAGGCCACCAAGGAAAGCAATGATTAAAAAGACAGCACCTAAGAAGGCAGCGCCGGTAAAATCAAAAGGCTCACCTAAGAAAGCGATTACTAAAAAGAAATAA